AATAACAATGTTAAAGATAATAATGCGTAAGTTTTCATACATACCTCGTAGATGATTTTAGTAGCTAGGCAATTCTTGCTTTCTAGTGTAATGCTCTTGAGCTTCTTGGGCAAGTAGTTTATGTTGAGAGGTTTGCCAAAGAATCTGACAGAGCCGTATGTAGTATGCTTGGATGAGCTTTTTCGTAGACTAGTTTGTATAGAGCTACGTGTAAAGGTAAATCGAGCTTATACTTATTAGCAAGTTCTTTAAGGGCTTGAAGTGTATTAATACTTTCAGGAATAGTAAGAGAGTTGTGGGTTATATGCGCAAGTGTAATCCCTTGAGCAAGAGATTTGCCTACGTGCGTATTGCGACTTTGTGTGCTAAAAGCGGTTAATATACAATCACCTAGGCCTGCTAAGCTGGAGAGCGTGCTAGCATCGGCCCCAAGAGCTTTTAGTAGTGTAGAAAGTTCGCCAAGTGCTTGGGTGATAAATAAAGCTCGCATATTATCACTTGCGTATGCTTCTTGTATAAAACCAGCACCTAAAGCTATACAATTTTTTAATGCAGCTGCTGCTTGTACACCAAGTATATCCGGAGTGCTAACTGTTTTAAAATAACTCGTTTGGATAAGCTGTTTGACTAAAGTGCTTAAGGGTAAGTTTGTGCTTGCAAGCATAACAGCGGTAAACTTTTTTTCTATAACTTCTTGAGCAAAACTAGGGCCTGAAAGAATAGCGAGCTCAGGACTATAGCCAAGGACAGACTCTAGTATCTGGCTTGATACTAATAAGCTTGTAGTTTCTATGCCTTTACTAAGCAGTACCCATCGGGTAGTTGGCAAGATAAATGGCTTAGCTTGCTCAAGCACAGAACGTAAAAACTTTACTGGTATTGCTTGAAAAATAAGCTCAGCTTCTTCTATTGCTTGTTGCAAGTTGCAGGTGCTTTTTATAAGCGGGCTTAACTCAGATGCAAAGGGTGCATACAAGTAATTTTTATTATTAAAGTGTATATCTGCTTGTACTTGTGGAGTTCTGCACCACAAAGTAACAGTATGGCCGTTATGGGCTAAAAGAGAAGCGCATGCTGTTGCCCATGCTCCTTCACCTAAAATAGTTATAGTCATGAGCCAAAATTTCTTGAGCGTTGCTGATAATCACTTAAAGCATCTTCAAAGTGTTTATAAGTAATATCTGGCCATAAAATATCAAGAAAATAAAGTTCACTGTAAGCTGCTTGATACAACAAAAAGTTGCTTAAGCGCTTAACGCCGCCCGTTCTGATAATTAAGTCCGGGTCAGGCAACGCATGTGACCATAAGTGCCGGGCAAAAAGCTCTTGAGTAATATCTTGGGGCTCTATTTTTTTGCTTTTAACTGCATAAGCTAATTGTTGAGCAGCTGTTACTATTTCCTGGCGGCCACCATAACAAAAAAGCAGAGCTAATTTAAGTGTTGTCAGGTGCTGTGTTTGAGCTTCTAGTGTTTGTATAGTAGGCAGCAGATGTTCAGGAAAATAGGTTTTATCACCTATAAAAGTTATCTGTATACCGTTTTTTATAAGCTCAGGAAGCATTTGTTCAGCTTGCTTGATAAAGAGATCAAAAAGAAACTGTACTTCATCAGGTGCGCGCTTAAAGTTTTCTAGAGAAAATACGTATAGCGACAAGTAATTAATACTATTTTTCAAGCAAAATTCAAGCGCTATACGCACTGATTCAATACCTTGGTTATGGCCAAGCCATGGGGCAAGTGCTCTTTTTTTTGCCCAACGACGATTGCCATCCATTATCAGTGCAAGATGCTCCATTAACTGGCCTTTTTAGCAGTACTATAAACTGTATAGCGTTGTAGGCTCGGCATTAAGTGTTGAGCAAAAGCTATACTAGAGACAACTGCGTAGTAAAGCATAGTCATACTCGTAGCAATCATAAGCCGTTCTGCCCAAACAACAGAACTTAAAGCATGCCAACTTGCTGCATCTATGTTATGAGTATATAACCACATAACAGAGCCAACTGCATGTGCTACAAAAGTACTGCCGACAGATCGTAAGAAAATAGAATTAGTTGGTATGAAACTGAGCATAATTGGTATAAGCCAATATGCAGAATACCAAGCTGCTTGCGATCCTACAGGGTGAGTGACAAATAATGCTATACACAGTAGTGGTACTAAGCTGCGTATACACTTTGATGTGCTTGAAAGATAAAGCGCTGCGCACATTGTAGGTACATGAAGAAACGAACTTATGAGGAGGGTTGTGCCTGAAAAATAGGTTTGAGCGCTTATGCGTACTGCGTATACTGCTAACGCGGCAAGAGGCCCGCCAAAAAAACCTATCGCTGGTGATATGCTTTGTCCAAGCGAAAAAAACGCTGCTTTTGAACCTACCATAAAAGAAATTTTTATGGAGTGTGTTGCTAAAGCGATAAGCATGCTTAAGAGTTCATGCAGGCGCTTGTATATGCCCTTGTTTGCTCGTTTATTTTTCATATAACTATCCTTTCTGTTGCATAGTAAATAAGTATAACTATACCATATATAATAATATAGTGAATTTTTTTAGTGAATTATAGGTGGACAAAATTAAAAAAATTGATATACTAATAGATAATTAGCAAGAAATTCTGAGCTCTGCTTTTTTGGTTTAAATAGCACCAAAAGTGGGGCTCGTTTTACTTTAAAAACTCCATTCTATTAAAAAAAAGAGACAATAATTATGAAATATAAAGCACTTATTTTTGATATGGACGGCACTATTGTTGATACTTCACCTTTATGGAATGCAGTAACTAAAGAGCTTTTGTGCCGTAAGACAACCTCTTTATGCCCTAAGGTGCATGCACAGCTCACGCAAGACTTGCATGGACTTGCTATGCATAAAGCATGCGCTTTAATAAAAGAGAGATTAGAGTTATCAGAGCACGTAGAGGATCTGATAACAGAAAAATCAGCTATTGCTTGTTTACTGTATCAAAAAGGGATAACCTTTATTCCTGGCTTTGAGAACTTTTATGCTTTTATTAAAAATAACCTAAAAACTGCTATAGCAACTAACGCAGACGATGCTACTCTTGCACTTTCTATTGAAGCTCTTAAACTTGATACCTATTTTAATGAGCATATTTACAATATTTCACATGTTGATAATATATGTAAACCACATCCGGCTATTTATGTATATGCAGCCAAGAAGCTTGGTGTTGATCCTCAAGACTGTATTGCTCTAGAAGATTCAGCTCATGGTATTAAGTCTGCTAAGGCTGCTGGTATGTATTGCATTGGTATTAATACCTCAAAAGATCTTGAACAGTTAAAGCAAGCTGATATGATTATAGACGGTTACGATGAGCTTATTGATCATCCACTATTTAGCTTTAAAAAATAAAAAAAATTACCATTAAATTCTACTGAAAACGAGCTCTGTGAGATTGTATAAATAGCATTGATTTTTACTTAAATTGCAGTAAGCTTAAGTATATAATTAATCTTAGATAACCTCCATTTCCCCTGTCCTTGACTTACGTCTGGATAGGGGTCATTTGTGTAAAGCATGCCATATAAAAATAAACCCCATCGCATAGTTCCTCATATCCATAAAGGCCGTTTTTATAATCATGAAGGTGAAAAAAAACCGCATGTTTTTATTCCTTCAGTAACTATGCTCCTTAAAAGCCATTTTCGCAAACAGACAGAAAAAGCAACTATGCTCAACTGGGTAGAGCGCAGTGAGCCTGTGCAGCGCAGCGAGCAACTTACTATTACTTGGATAGGCCACGCTACATTTCTGATTCAGATTGGTACTATAAATATACTAACCGATCCTGTTTTTGGTAGTCTTTCTTTATTGTATCCACGCATTTTACCTGAAGGTATACCGTTTAAACAATTACCGCCCATTGATTTTGTATTGATTTCTCATAATCATCGTGATCACATGGATGCTCATACGTTACAACTGTTAAAACATCAAGCGGGAATCAAGTTTTTAGTGCCTCAGGGTGATAAAAAATGGTTTAGAGATCGTGGATTTGATAAAGTTATAGAAAATAATTGGTGGGACCATCAAGTATACGTAGCAGCTGCTAATGGTACTACGCGTATAGAGTTTACTTTTTTGCCAGCATTTCACTGGTCGCAACGTGGTGTTTTTGATTATAATAAGTCTCTTTGGGGTAGTTGGATGATTTCATGTAATGGCACCACTATCTATTTTGGTGGCGATACTGCTTATAGTCACCATTTTAAGTGTATAAGCCAGGAGTTTCCTGTAATAGATTTTGCTCTTATACCTATAGGACCATGCGAACCACGCTCAATTATGCGTACGTCCCATATTAATGCCGAAGAAGCTGGACAAGCTTTTAGAGATTTAGGAGCTAAGCATTTTATTCCTATGCATTGGGGCACTTATTTTTTTGGAACAGACAACTTTATGTTGCCACTTGATAGGCTTAATGCTTGGTGGGGTACAGCTAACTTAGAGTCTGATAAACAGTTGCATTGGATAAAAGCCGGTCAAAGGATAACATTTGATACGCCTACTATTTACCAGCGCAAAGTACCACACTTCAGCTTGCTTGAGATCTGAAAAAAGGCGCTTTTTATTTAAGCGCCTTTTTGTTTTTAGTATTTAATTAATCGTAAAAGCCTTTAGTTAAATAGGCTCTACCTGAGTCGCCACAAATCATTACTGCTAAATCATTGGGCCCTAATTGTTTTGAGTATTCTTGTACAGCGTAAGCCACAGCGCCGCTACTTGGTCCAATTAAAAGACCATGAATTGAAGCCATAGGTTTTAAAA
Above is a window of Candidatus Dependentiae bacterium DNA encoding:
- a CDS encoding MBL fold metallo-hydrolase; translated protein: MPYKNKPHRIVPHIHKGRFYNHEGEKKPHVFIPSVTMLLKSHFRKQTEKATMLNWVERSEPVQRSEQLTITWIGHATFLIQIGTINILTDPVFGSLSLLYPRILPEGIPFKQLPPIDFVLISHNHRDHMDAHTLQLLKHQAGIKFLVPQGDKKWFRDRGFDKVIENNWWDHQVYVAAANGTTRIEFTFLPAFHWSQRGVFDYNKSLWGSWMISCNGTTIYFGGDTAYSHHFKCISQEFPVIDFALIPIGPCEPRSIMRTSHINAEEAGQAFRDLGAKHFIPMHWGTYFFGTDNFMLPLDRLNAWWGTANLESDKQLHWIKAGQRITFDTPTIYQRKVPHFSLLEI
- a CDS encoding HAD family phosphatase, with the translated sequence MKYKALIFDMDGTIVDTSPLWNAVTKELLCRKTTSLCPKVHAQLTQDLHGLAMHKACALIKERLELSEHVEDLITEKSAIACLLYQKGITFIPGFENFYAFIKNNLKTAIATNADDATLALSIEALKLDTYFNEHIYNISHVDNICKPHPAIYVYAAKKLGVDPQDCIALEDSAHGIKSAKAAGMYCIGINTSKDLEQLKQADMIIDGYDELIDHPLFSFKK
- the uppS gene encoding di-trans,poly-cis-decaprenylcistransferase, which translates into the protein MEHLALIMDGNRRWAKKRALAPWLGHNQGIESVRIALEFCLKNSINYLSLYVFSLENFKRAPDEVQFLFDLFIKQAEQMLPELIKNGIQITFIGDKTYFPEHLLPTIQTLEAQTQHLTTLKLALLFCYGGRQEIVTAAQQLAYAVKSKKIEPQDITQELFARHLWSHALPDPDLIIRTGGVKRLSNFLLYQAAYSELYFLDILWPDITYKHFEDALSDYQQRSRNFGS
- a CDS encoding NAD(P)H-dependent glycerol-3-phosphate dehydrogenase — translated: MTITILGEGAWATACASLLAHNGHTVTLWCRTPQVQADIHFNNKNYLYAPFASELSPLIKSTCNLQQAIEEAELIFQAIPVKFLRSVLEQAKPFILPTTRWVLLSKGIETTSLLVSSQILESVLGYSPELAILSGPSFAQEVIEKKFTAVMLASTNLPLSTLVKQLIQTSYFKTVSTPDILGVQAAAALKNCIALGAGFIQEAYASDNMRALFITQALGELSTLLKALGADASTLSSLAGLGDCILTAFSTQSRNTHVGKSLAQGITLAHITHNSLTIPESINTLQALKELANKYKLDLPLHVALYKLVYEKAHPSILHTALSDSLANLST